TAGCTGGATTCGTCGTCGATTGCGTTGTGCATTGTGGAAACAATGGAAAACCTATCGGCGGCGCAAGTGGGAGTTGATAGCGTTAGGCGTTCCACCGTTGTTGGCTCATACCACTGCGTGGAGTAACAAAGGACCGTGGCGGATTTGCCATACACCTGGCGTTCAACTGGCGTTAAGCAACGATTACTTCAACAGACAGGGACTACCAAAACTTAGCGACTGATTTGACATTCAACTCGATTGAACCGCCTTGGTACGGACCCGTATGCCAGGTGGTGTGGGAGGGGGGAACTGCGAGGTTTCTCCCTATCCCGATTGCGTTCGTAAGTCCCGCTCAAGCGTTGTGTTGATAGCTCCACTTCGACCCCACAGTGGGGACAACTCTTGGCTTGGGCAACGACGACTTGATCCGGTTGTTGGCTCAATTCTCGCCCACCGTTACGGTGACTTCCCGTTTCCTCACCATTGAGGGCAGGGGACTGAGCCCTCCTCTGATTTGGCTTGAAGCCCTGAGAAGGAGGCAAACTTGAATTACGGGAGGTTTTCTTGACCCGTTTTTGCTTCAGCTTTTCGACCTCTGAGCGCAACGTTTGCAACTCCTGCCACAG
This region of Trichocoleus desertorum NBK24 genomic DNA includes:
- a CDS encoding DUF6444 domain-containing protein is translated as MKELPPLAGLSHAEKDALIQGLWQELQTLRSEVEKLKQKRVKKTSRNSSLPPSQGFKPNQRRAQSPALNGEETGSHRNGGRELSQQPDQVVVAQAKSCPHCGVEVELSTQRLSGTYERNRDREKPRSSPLPHHLAYGSVPRRFNRVECQISR